Proteins from one Rosa chinensis cultivar Old Blush chromosome 7, RchiOBHm-V2, whole genome shotgun sequence genomic window:
- the LOC112179273 gene encoding collagen alpha-1(III) chain isoform X2, with protein sequence METSEKRKERLRAMRLEAEASHNDTSSDVPGYLSNPLADDNVNVAQEEPCAPSRFGFYTDPMAGFSSDTKRCKVGDQIASNSFKHSGRPSNPGMPPPPHQFQSNYSPDQRMYQQNFVPQRNPTGMVRPFVMHHTNSPEVWNGAQSPASYNFPPDPSRESSFPGPRFRPPGSPGFRTPGSPGFRPPGNPGFGPPGSPGFRPPGSPGFGPRGNPGFGPPGSPGFGPPGSPGFGPPGSPGFGPPGSPGFGPPGSPGFGSNTRQGRGHWVSHSPTPHSVHGGSHSPRSSSGRGRGRSGSGWRGGRGRGSDGRPLCPEQFYNASMVEEDPWKGLSPVTWKALPPVIRKGVDTPFYGNKNKASVSEGSNRSTPQPNLAEYLAASLNETINEASTS encoded by the exons ATGGAGACTTCAGAGAAGAGAAAGGAACGACTAAGAGCAATGCGCCTAGAAGCTGAAGCTTCTCATAATGATACAAGTTCAGATGTACCAGGTTACCTTTCCAATCCGCTGGCTGATGATAATGTGAATGTCGCGCAGGAGGAGCCCTGTGCTCCTTCGAGGTTTGGTTTTTATACAGACCCAATGGCGGGCTTCTCTTCAGACACTAAGCGATGTAAAGTTGGTGATCAGATAGCATCAAATAGTTTCAAACATTCAG GAAGACCAAGTAACCCTGGAATGCCTCCTCCACCTCATCAGTTTCAGAGCAATTACTCACCAGACCAGAGAATGTACCAACAAAACTTTGTTCCTCAGAGAAACCCCACAGGAATGGTGAGACCTTTTGTCATGCATCATACAAATTCACCTGAAGTCTGGAATGGAGCTCAAAGTCCGGCGAGTTATAATTTCCCTCCTGATCCCTCAAGAGAAAGCAGTTTTCCTGGCCCTAGATTTAGACCACCAGGTAGCCCCGGATTTAGAACACCAGGTAGCCCCGGATTTAGACCACCGGGAAACCCCGGATTTGGGCCACCGGGAAGCCCCGGATTTAGGCCACCGGGAAGCCCGGGATTTGGGCCACGGGGAAACCCAGGATTTGGGCCACCGGGAAGCCCGGGATTTGGACCACCAGGAAGCCCAGGATTTGGACCACCAGGAAGCCCCGGATTTGGGCCACCAGGAAGCCCTGGATTTGGACCACCCGGAAGCCCTGGGTTTGGTTCCAATACTCGGCAAGGTAGGGGGCACTGGGTCAGTCATAGTCCAACCCCTCATTCAGTACATGGAGGTAGTCATAGTCCTAGATCAAGTTCAGGTAGAGGTAGGGGGCGCTCTGGGTCAGGATGGCGAGGTGGACGTGGGCGGGGTTCTGATGGTCGTCCATTGTGTCCAGAACAGTTTTACAATGCTTCCATGGTTGAAGAAGATCCATGGAAAGGTTTGTCACCTGTTACATGGAAAGCTTTGCCACCTGTTATCCGGAAGGGGGTAGATACTCCCTTCTATGGTAACAAAAATAAAGCAAGCGTTTCAGAAGGTTCGAACAGGTCCACTCCACAGCCAAACTTGGCAGAATACTTGGCTGCCTCATTGAATGAAACTATTAATGAGGCATCAACCTCGTAG
- the LOC112179273 gene encoding protein SICKLE isoform X1 — protein sequence METSEKRKERLRAMRLEAEASHNDTSSDVPGYLSNPLADDNVNVAQEEPCAPSRFGFYTDPMAGFSSDTKRCKVGDQIASNSFKHSDTGDLPLPRFPPPLSGRPSNPGMPPPPHQFQSNYSPDQRMYQQNFVPQRNPTGMVRPFVMHHTNSPEVWNGAQSPASYNFPPDPSRESSFPGPRFRPPGSPGFRTPGSPGFRPPGNPGFGPPGSPGFRPPGSPGFGPRGNPGFGPPGSPGFGPPGSPGFGPPGSPGFGPPGSPGFGPPGSPGFGSNTRQGRGHWVSHSPTPHSVHGGSHSPRSSSGRGRGRSGSGWRGGRGRGSDGRPLCPEQFYNASMVEEDPWKGLSPVTWKALPPVIRKGVDTPFYGNKNKASVSEGSNRSTPQPNLAEYLAASLNETINEASTS from the exons ATGGAGACTTCAGAGAAGAGAAAGGAACGACTAAGAGCAATGCGCCTAGAAGCTGAAGCTTCTCATAATGATACAAGTTCAGATGTACCAGGTTACCTTTCCAATCCGCTGGCTGATGATAATGTGAATGTCGCGCAGGAGGAGCCCTGTGCTCCTTCGAGGTTTGGTTTTTATACAGACCCAATGGCGGGCTTCTCTTCAGACACTAAGCGATGTAAAGTTGGTGATCAGATAGCATCAAATAGTTTCAAACATTCAGATACTGGTGATCTTCCTTTGCCAAGGTTTCCTCCACCTCTTTCAG GAAGACCAAGTAACCCTGGAATGCCTCCTCCACCTCATCAGTTTCAGAGCAATTACTCACCAGACCAGAGAATGTACCAACAAAACTTTGTTCCTCAGAGAAACCCCACAGGAATGGTGAGACCTTTTGTCATGCATCATACAAATTCACCTGAAGTCTGGAATGGAGCTCAAAGTCCGGCGAGTTATAATTTCCCTCCTGATCCCTCAAGAGAAAGCAGTTTTCCTGGCCCTAGATTTAGACCACCAGGTAGCCCCGGATTTAGAACACCAGGTAGCCCCGGATTTAGACCACCGGGAAACCCCGGATTTGGGCCACCGGGAAGCCCCGGATTTAGGCCACCGGGAAGCCCGGGATTTGGGCCACGGGGAAACCCAGGATTTGGGCCACCGGGAAGCCCGGGATTTGGACCACCAGGAAGCCCAGGATTTGGACCACCAGGAAGCCCCGGATTTGGGCCACCAGGAAGCCCTGGATTTGGACCACCCGGAAGCCCTGGGTTTGGTTCCAATACTCGGCAAGGTAGGGGGCACTGGGTCAGTCATAGTCCAACCCCTCATTCAGTACATGGAGGTAGTCATAGTCCTAGATCAAGTTCAGGTAGAGGTAGGGGGCGCTCTGGGTCAGGATGGCGAGGTGGACGTGGGCGGGGTTCTGATGGTCGTCCATTGTGTCCAGAACAGTTTTACAATGCTTCCATGGTTGAAGAAGATCCATGGAAAGGTTTGTCACCTGTTACATGGAAAGCTTTGCCACCTGTTATCCGGAAGGGGGTAGATACTCCCTTCTATGGTAACAAAAATAAAGCAAGCGTTTCAGAAGGTTCGAACAGGTCCACTCCACAGCCAAACTTGGCAGAATACTTGGCTGCCTCATTGAATGAAACTATTAATGAGGCATCAACCTCGTAG